The Metabacillus schmidteae nucleotide sequence TTTCTCTTACTGATTCGTTAAATTTTTCACTCTATTTTCTACAAAATAAAGGGTATTGCGACTAGACAGGAGAATATAAACAAAGAATTTAAGAAAATAAGGATGATGAATTTGTCAGTTAACTTTTGTATGAAATGTGGTTCCAAAATATGTATTCGTGAAATCGATGGTGTAGAAAGATATGCGTGCTCCAGCTGTGAGTTTGTCTTTTGGGGCGATTATAGTATCGGAGTTGGAGGTTTAGTGATAAAGGATCACAAAGTTCTCCTTGTGAAACGTGCTCATAATCCCGGTAAAGGATATTGGACAAATCCAGGTGGATATATTGAACAATTAGAAAGTATTGAAGAAACAGTTGTGAGAGAGGTTAAGGAAGAAACAGGGATTACGGCAAAAGTGAATCGAATTGTCGCACTGCGTGATCTTCCACGCCAAGTACATAATGTTTATATTGCCTTTGCTATGGATTATGTGGAAGGTGACCCGATACCTGATGGCATTGAGTCAGATGAGGCAGGTTTTTATAGTCTTGATGAAATTGAAGAAATGAATGTAGCCCCATTTACAAGATGGTTAGTAAAAATAGCGTTTGAAGATGTTGAATGTGGACTACAAAAAGATGAGAAAACAATCCTAAAAGATTCTATCCTTTTTTCAATATAAAATACAACCCTCAACAAGGTAGTACATCTACTTTGTTGAGGTTATTTGTTTATGCTCTTCTTTACTTCATTCCTAATCAATTCAATAAGTTCTTCAGAAAGATTTGCGGGAAGAGAGGTGTTGTCTTCCAATACCCATTTGTTTAAGATTTCCAGGTCTGACTTATTAAACGTGATACTGTAAGTAGTATTGTTATGCGTGAATTCAGTTGTTACAGCTTCTTCACCATATAAGCCATCATCAATAATTATATGTGTAATTTCATAATCCTTCATTTTGTCATCTCCTCATTCAAATCGCTTTCCTTTCTTTAGAATAAGCGTTAAGAGATGGTTTATACATGTTACTTGAATGCTTTTGAAATTAGCTTGTAAGAAGTTAATCGATCTTCTGGTGAATGTGTGATCGTGACAATCATGATTTCATCAGCTTGATAAGAAGCTTGTAGATCTAGTAATTTCTTTTTAACTTCCATTTGATTACCAATGATCATTTTTTGTTTCATTTTTTCTACTTTATGCTTTTCTTCTTCTGTTAACGGATACTCTTTCGCCTTTTTAACTGAAGGAATTCCTTTGTTTCCTTCTCCTTTTTCTTTTTGAATCGCCCATATCAATGAACTTAACGCAATTTCTTCTGCTATTTCAGTCGTGTCTGCACATATAGCAGATACGGTAACGATAACATTAGGTTTATGTTCTTCTTTTTTTGGTTTGTATGAATCACGATATTGTTTGATAATATCCTGGCCGTCATTCTCACTCATAAATTGTCCAAATGCATAGCTCATTCCTGTTTCTGCTGCTAATAAGGCACTTTTTTTACTAGTTCCAAGAAGCCATGGTGCAGGTGCAGTTTCTGGAATTGGAGCTGCTTTTACCTTAGCGTATTCATGATCTGCTGGAAAATCATTATAAATAAAATGCAGTAACTCCTCTAATGATTTTGGTAAATCCCACACCTGCTGGAGAAATCGATCTGATAGTGCATTTGTTGCTTCTGCTGAACCACCTGGTGCTCTGCCAATCCCAATATCGATTCGATTAGGAAATAAGGTAGCAAGCATGTTATATGTTTCCGCTACTTTATAGGGTCTATAATAAGGCAATAATACAGCTCCAGAACCAATTCGTATTGTTTTAGTATTTGCACCTATATAAGACAACATCACTTCAGGTGCTGAGCATGCCAGCCCTGCTAAATCATGATGTTCTGCTATCCAAAAACGAGTATACCCAAGCTGCTCACCAACCTGTGCTAGCCGCTTTGATTCCTTTAATGCATCTTGAGGTGTTTGATTTGATGAAATGGGTGCCTGGTCTAATATACTTAGTCTCATCATATCGCCTCTCTAGTTTTCCTGTTCTATGATTTGCAATGAAAAACGAGATACTTGGTTTTCCTTATACAAGTTTGTTAAGGAAGTGGAATAATTATTAATTACACCATGAAAAGAAAGATTTTTTTCCTGTATTTTCACATCAAACTCGCTTTTATAAAGTAAAGTCGTGATTTCATGATATTTATCACTTGTAACTAGAAAATCAAAAGATATTTGCATAAGGTTATTTTTCGTTTTTTCTTCGTAATTGGTTATAGATATAGTTGTATCGTTTAACATAATTTCAGATACCATTAAATAACCTCCTAGTATTCATTATATGTATGTACGATCATATAATAATTTTCTCTTTAAGGAAAACAAATTGACTTGAGGAGAAATCTCTCCTAATAATATTTCCGAAAAAACACCAAATAAAAAAGATGAACCTGTTTATGTTCATCTTTTTGTATGGTTTATTCATTAAATCAATCTATACGTAATTAGAACGTATTAGGATCTTCTGAATAGGATTCAAGTAATTGAATAAATTCCTTATTATCATAATCGATAGCATGATCAATAGCTGACAGGCCATCTGTATCCTGTAACATTGGATCGGCACCAGACTCCAGCAATAATTTTCCTGATTCAAGGTCCCATGCACTTACAGCTGATATTAACGGTGTCCATCCGTAATCATCCTGGTGGTTCGGGTCTGCTCCATATTCAAGAAGAATTGGAACAAAATCAGGTCTCTCATTCATAACAGCAATCATAAGAGCACTTTCCCCGTATTCATTAATCGTATTAGGATCTGACCCATCCTCTAATAATTGTTCAACGGTTTCCACATCATTATCTACAATTGCTTGCATCAATGGCACATCTTCGTATCCAGTTTCATATTCATATGGATCTGCCAATTCACTTAAGAAATCAAGCTTAGAAATTGCTAATGTAGCTCCAACAGTCACACCAATAAATAAACCTGGTAAAAGGAAGAAAACGAGCACAATAATAAAAATAATTTGCTTGTGTTTGCTTACTAATTTTACAGTTGCGTTGTCACCACCATTAATAAATGTTTCGATTTCATGAATTCGCTTAGGAATTGGCGGGTGTGTTGACAATAATTCTGTTAGTGTTGCAAAGAACCCTTTTTTCTCATTATACTGCTCTAAATAATCATTTAAGTTGACTTTGTTATATAACCGTCTTCCTGCTGCTAAGATTAATAAACCATTAATTGCATTTTGGGGCTTTTCTGTATAATAAGCAGCCATACGGTCACAAGTATATTCAGCCATTCGTAGATAACTAGTTCCTAAGAAAGGAATCCACATAGCTAAAGAGACAAAGATGCTTTTTGAAATATGATTACGTTTTAAATGAGCCAGTTCGTGTGCAATGATATAATCGATATCAAAATCTGAAGATTCTTCAGCAATATCAACAAAATCAGAATATAAAACAACCATGTTTTTTCCTGATATTGCGAGAATTTTTGTCGCAAACGCATTTAATAATCCACCAGATTCAAGGATATAAACCTCAGGTATGTTTTTTAGTTCCATCTTAGCAGATAAGTTAACAACTTTTTCATACAAATCTGGAAATTGAGATTCGCGAAGTCTAACCCCGTTTAACTGAATATGTGACATCGAGATGATGTGTGAAAAAAGTGATATAAGACCAAGTACCAGGAAAATAAATATTCCGACGATAGATATAAGCAAATATAAAGCGGCCAAACATGTGGTAATGACACAAAAGATAAAAAGTGTTTCTTCATGCTTATGTACTAACTGATTTTCTTTCATTTAATATGTACTCCTTTATGAACTTATGATTTTAGAGAATGAAATACGTGCTTAAGATACACATGAAAGCCATTCATGTGTATCTGAATGTTCTTTATTCTACTAATTCCCCCCATTTGTTTTTATAAATTAAGTTTTGTAATGATTGTCTCTTTTCCCATTTTGCTGTTTCTAAAATGGGTGCCTTAGGATAAACATCTGTGTAGCCTAGAGAAATGAGTGCAACAGGATCGATATGTGGCGGTATTTTTAAGATATCACGAACATCTGCTTTTTTATAAAAACTTACCCAACCCATTGCGATACCTTCAACACATGAAGCTAACCACATATTTTGAATGGCACAGGCAGTTGACAACATATCAGTTTCCGGAATTGAATTTCTCCCTAACACATGGGCTCCGCCTCTAGTTGGATCACATGTAACACATATGGTAATAGGAGCTTCTTTAATTCCTTCAATTTTTAATTGAAGAAATGATGATGCCCGCTTATCTTCTTCATAGTGAATGGCAAGAGCTCTTCTTTCTTTATCCGCAGCCCAAGCTAATTTATGCTTCAAATCATCAGAATCAATTAAAATGAAATTCCAAGGCTGCATAAACCCTACAGAAGGTGCTTGATGAGCTGCTACCAAAATCCTATGGACAGCATCGGGTGGTACAGGATCACATTTAAAGCTTCGCACATCTCTTCTCGTTGCAATTACTTTGTACAAAGCATCTTTTTCTTCATTAGAAAACAACATATCGTATACACCTCAAATCTGTTTGATTAAAAAACTTACAAACAAGATCACTCTTAATCTAGTATACGTATGCTTTCAAAAAAGTAGACAAAATGAAAAATGAAAATCCGCCCAGTTCAACTGAGCGGGAAATACCTTTAACAACAGAATTAATACAAGGCATAGAGTGTAAGTGTTCAACAGATATCATCATATAAGAATGAATATGAAATATCAACAAAAATTTGGTTAAATTTACAAAAAATTCTTTTATTGAAATAACGATCTATTTCTCGCCTTGCTCATCATAAGCGATCAACACAATGTTCTCATTTGTTTCATTACGAAGTTCTTTTTCAAGTGTCAGGATTTTTTGAAGTTGATCAGGATCTAAATGTGCAACCGGAAATTTTTCAAACATATCCATCGGTCTTTTCCCCCTTTTTACTTTAAGATTCCCTTTTATGAAAAAGGTTATACTGTGGCTCATATTAGCTTTTTATAAAATATAGCAAATTGGACAAACTATTGTTGAGCATTTGATATCAGTGCTTAGAGTTCCAAAACCATTCAAAAGGGGTGTTGTACGATGGCAAGAAATAAATTAGTTGTGCCAGGTGCAGAAAATGCTCTTAATTCCATGAAAGAGGAAATCGCGAATGAATTTGGGGTACAACTTGGAGCCGATACGACCGCTCGCGCAAACGGTTCAGTTGGTGGGGAAATGACCAAGCGTTTAGTTGCTATGGCAGAAAACCAGCTTCGAAACCAATAATGTGATTTCATTTTTAGGGACCTCGAATGTTTTGAGGTCCCTTTTACTACTTTATATTCAGTCGAAAAGCTTTTACGATAACACCGTCGTTTGCAGGTTCAAAATCATATTTAGGTACACGTTCAAAACCTAAACCTTTATATAGGTTTATTGCATTTTTCATAAAATCAGCTGTATGTAATCCAATAAAATCAATGCCGCTATTCTTTGTTCTATTAATACATTCAGATACAAGTGCTGTCGCAATCCCCTGACCTCTAGCTTCAGAATTTACTGCAAGCAAACGAATTTCCGTATAGTCAACCTGCTCAACAAGTCCTTCATAAGCATCAGATTGAGGCGGGAACAATGCAACACTTCCAACTATTTTTCCATCTATTTCTGCAACGATTAACTCTACACCAGGTTGGGCATCGGCTTCAGATGAAATGGCAGTTTGCAGAGCTTGCCAGTGTTCTTCAGAAACGACACTTGCGTGTTCACTATATGCCTCTATCCTTTGTGTTCTTATTAATGGTCTTTCTTTTAGTAATGCGTCTCTAATATTCATTGATACGATCTCCTATCCTAATTACTTATAAGAAATAAAGTTACCTCATAATTTTATTTCTTCACTGAATAATCAGTCAATTTATATGATTAAAAAGCCTGAATCTATAGTTTATAGATTCAGGCTAGGTGAGATTAATTTGACATTTTTAAGGTGCTCTCTTTATTTCGTTTCCAAAAAATTTGTAGCGCAAGTAATGTAACAAAGGCAATGATACCTGTAATGTCAGAAATTCCTTCCGGGTAGATTAATAGCAATCCTGTAATGATGGCTATAATCCGTTCAGCCCAGTGTAACTTTCTAAACCAATACCCAATGATACCTGCACCAATCGCAATCATACCAGAGAATGCAGTTATGATAACCCAGACTAGCTCAAGCCATGTTGTATCAATCATGAGTAGCTGTGGCGAAAGAACAAATATATACGGGATAATGAAGGCGGCAATGGCTAATTTTGCTGAATTTACGCCGGTTCGTAATGGTTCCCCTCCGGCAACACCTGCTGCTGCGAATGCTGCTAATGCAACTGGAGGTGTAATATCTGCAATGATTCCAAAATAGAACACAAATAAGTGAGCTGATAAGTCAGGTACACCAAGCAAAATAATAGCTGGTGCAGCGATAGTTGATGTAATAACATAGTTAGCTGTAGTTGGTGATCCCATTCCTAGTACTAATGCTGCCAGCATTGTCAGCATTAATGTAGGGATTAAGTATCCCCCTGCAAGATCAATTAACCCATTCGCCATTTTTAACCCAAGACCTGTTTTCGTTACAATACCTACGATAATCCCTGCTGCTGCTGTTGCTGCAGCAACCCCTAATGCTGAACGGGCACCATCAACAAGAGCTAATACAAATTCTTTAGGTCCCATTCTTGTTTCTTTATTAATTAATCCAACAAGAATCGCAATTAAAATAGAATAAAGTGCAGCGTGTGTAACAATTACGCCTGACATTAATAGAACTATTACTGAAACAATTGGCAGCAATAAGTATATTTTCTTGACTACTTCCTTACGATCAGGCATTTCTTCTTTTGTTAACCCACGTAAGCCAATTCTTTTTGCTTCAAAATGAGTCATGATCCATATTCCAGCAAAGTAGAGAACGGCTGGAATTGCAGCTGCTTTTGCAATCTCCCAGTACGTAATACCGCCACCGATAAATTCAACCATAAGGAATGCAGCAGCACCCATGATTGGTGGCATTAGCTGGCCGCCGGTCGAAGCTGCTGCTTCTACTGCTCCAGCAAACTCTTTCTTATATCCAAGCTTTTTCATCATTGGAATTGTAAAGGAACCTGATGTAACAACGTTTGCTACTGAGCTTCCACTTATGGTTCCTTGTAGGGCACTAGAGAAAATGGCAACTTTTGCAGGTCCCCCAATTCTTCGTCCGGCAATTGAAACAGCCAAGTCATTAAAATATTGTCCTACACCTGTTTTCACCAGGAAAGCTCCAAATAACAGGAATAAGAATATAAAAGTTGAAGATACAGCAAGAGGAGTTCCTAAAATCCCCTCTGTTGTAAAGAACATTGTTTGAACAAGACGTTCGAGAGATAATCCTCTATGTGCTAAGAATCCAGGCATATATTGACCATAGATTCCATATAACAAAAAGAGTATGGCAATGATGGTAATAGGTAAACCAACTGCTCTTCTTGTTGCTTCCAAAACAAGTATAATCGCAATAATCCCAACGACAAAGTCTAAAGTTGATAAACGTCCGACACTCATAACTAAATCATTAAAGAATAGTGGCCAATAAGCTCCAACAGCAACACTTAGTAAGGCCAAAATTCCGTCGTACCATGCTATCTGCAGTTTTCCTTTTTGACGCTTCTTTCGATTAGCAGGGAATAGTAAAAAGATTAAGGAAAGTGCAAACCCTAAGTGGACGGTTCTTTGTATTTGAGCCGTAAATACTCCAAAAATAGCAGTATATAATTGGAATAGGGAGAATGCTAATAAACCTAAAAATGCTATCCAACCAATAATTCCAGTAAGCTTCCTTGTACCAGCTTCAGGATCATACTTCTCTAAAAGGGCCTGTTGCTCTTCTTCGGTTAAAGTTTTTATTTCTTCTTTATTACTCACTGATGTTCACTCCTTTTAATTGCTCCCAATATGAAATTTTTTGTGGTGACATTCTTATCCAGGTTCCTGGTTCTATAAATTTAGATAATGTATATGTGTGGTCCTTATAAATAATTCGATGATCCGCTCTCACTTGTCCGAGTCTTAAATCTATATATGGAAAGTGACGATTCATATTTGTTATATAGTATGTACCATTTCTTACCTCAAATACCTCGTCTCCTTCCGCGTTAGAAGGCATTCCAACTGCAAAATCTTTGTAAGAAAGCTCTTTTAGCGTGATCTCATTTTCCGAGGCGGAA carries:
- a CDS encoding alpha/beta-type small acid-soluble spore protein codes for the protein MARNKLVVPGAENALNSMKEEIANEFGVQLGADTTARANGSVGGEMTKRLVAMAENQLRNQ
- a CDS encoding DUF3219 family protein, producing MVSEIMLNDTTISITNYEEKTKNNLMQISFDFLVTSDKYHEITTLLYKSEFDVKIQEKNLSFHGVINNYSTSLTNLYKENQVSRFSLQIIEQEN
- a CDS encoding M48 family metallopeptidase, whose translation is MKENQLVHKHEETLFIFCVITTCLAALYLLISIVGIFIFLVLGLISLFSHIISMSHIQLNGVRLRESQFPDLYEKVVNLSAKMELKNIPEVYILESGGLLNAFATKILAISGKNMVVLYSDFVDIAEESSDFDIDYIIAHELAHLKRNHISKSIFVSLAMWIPFLGTSYLRMAEYTCDRMAAYYTEKPQNAINGLLILAAGRRLYNKVNLNDYLEQYNEKKGFFATLTELLSTHPPIPKRIHEIETFINGGDNATVKLVSKHKQIIFIIVLVFFLLPGLFIGVTVGATLAISKLDFLSELADPYEYETGYEDVPLMQAIVDNDVETVEQLLEDGSDPNTINEYGESALMIAVMNERPDFVPILLEYGADPNHQDDYGWTPLISAVSAWDLESGKLLLESGADPMLQDTDGLSAIDHAIDYDNKEFIQLLESYSEDPNTF
- a CDS encoding NUDIX domain-containing protein is translated as MNLSVNFCMKCGSKICIREIDGVERYACSSCEFVFWGDYSIGVGGLVIKDHKVLLVKRAHNPGKGYWTNPGGYIEQLESIEETVVREVKEETGITAKVNRIVALRDLPRQVHNVYIAFAMDYVEGDPIPDGIESDEAGFYSLDEIEEMNVAPFTRWLVKIAFEDVECGLQKDEKTILKDSILFSI
- a CDS encoding GNAT family N-acetyltransferase, with protein sequence MNIRDALLKERPLIRTQRIEAYSEHASVVSEEHWQALQTAISSEADAQPGVELIVAEIDGKIVGSVALFPPQSDAYEGLVEQVDYTEIRLLAVNSEARGQGIATALVSECINRTKNSGIDFIGLHTADFMKNAINLYKGLGFERVPKYDFEPANDGVIVKAFRLNIK
- a CDS encoding DUF1850 domain-containing protein, with protein sequence MKLKIALLIIPLLSLIAFLLFFPYKQIIAFTFEDKDQVLCFLPLKNEDTFQIKYTHSIHLSDVIETYSASENEITLKELSYKDFAVGMPSNAEGDEVFEVRNGTYYITNMNRHFPYIDLRLGQVRADHRIIYKDHTYTLSKFIEPGTWIRMSPQKISYWEQLKGVNISE
- a CDS encoding TRAP transporter permease, producing the protein MSNKEEIKTLTEEEQQALLEKYDPEAGTRKLTGIIGWIAFLGLLAFSLFQLYTAIFGVFTAQIQRTVHLGFALSLIFLLFPANRKKRQKGKLQIAWYDGILALLSVAVGAYWPLFFNDLVMSVGRLSTLDFVVGIIAIILVLEATRRAVGLPITIIAILFLLYGIYGQYMPGFLAHRGLSLERLVQTMFFTTEGILGTPLAVSSTFIFLFLLFGAFLVKTGVGQYFNDLAVSIAGRRIGGPAKVAIFSSALQGTISGSSVANVVTSGSFTIPMMKKLGYKKEFAGAVEAAASTGGQLMPPIMGAAAFLMVEFIGGGITYWEIAKAAAIPAVLYFAGIWIMTHFEAKRIGLRGLTKEEMPDRKEVVKKIYLLLPIVSVIVLLMSGVIVTHAALYSILIAILVGLINKETRMGPKEFVLALVDGARSALGVAAATAAAGIIVGIVTKTGLGLKMANGLIDLAGGYLIPTLMLTMLAALVLGMGSPTTANYVITSTIAAPAIILLGVPDLSAHLFVFYFGIIADITPPVALAAFAAAGVAGGEPLRTGVNSAKLAIAAFIIPYIFVLSPQLLMIDTTWLELVWVIITAFSGMIAIGAGIIGYWFRKLHWAERIIAIITGLLLIYPEGISDITGIIAFVTLLALQIFWKRNKESTLKMSN
- a CDS encoding LLM class flavin-dependent oxidoreductase: MRLSILDQAPISSNQTPQDALKESKRLAQVGEQLGYTRFWIAEHHDLAGLACSAPEVMLSYIGANTKTIRIGSGAVLLPYYRPYKVAETYNMLATLFPNRIDIGIGRAPGGSAEATNALSDRFLQQVWDLPKSLEELLHFIYNDFPADHEYAKVKAAPIPETAPAPWLLGTSKKSALLAAETGMSYAFGQFMSENDGQDIIKQYRDSYKPKKEEHKPNVIVTVSAICADTTEIAEEIALSSLIWAIQKEKGEGNKGIPSVKKAKEYPLTEEEKHKVEKMKQKMIIGNQMEVKKKLLDLQASYQADEIMIVTITHSPEDRLTSYKLISKAFK
- the bluB gene encoding 5,6-dimethylbenzimidazole synthase, whose amino-acid sequence is MFSNEEKDALYKVIATRRDVRSFKCDPVPPDAVHRILVAAHQAPSVGFMQPWNFILIDSDDLKHKLAWAADKERRALAIHYEEDKRASSFLQLKIEGIKEAPITICVTCDPTRGGAHVLGRNSIPETDMLSTACAIQNMWLASCVEGIAMGWVSFYKKADVRDILKIPPHIDPVALISLGYTDVYPKAPILETAKWEKRQSLQNLIYKNKWGELVE